The Petrotoga sibirica DSM 13575 genome contains a region encoding:
- a CDS encoding response regulator — protein sequence MSNARVVEIAENIYWVGSRGQQGGLNCNPYLLVDEEEAVLIDPGSVLDFEDVLGNVLSIVPLGKIKYVILHHQDPDFSASVPLFEQKGANFKIITHWRTQNLVKYYGIKSDYYIVNENGFKLVLKSGRVLRFLPTPYLHFPGAIATYDERSKILFSSDLFGAFSYEWTLYAGEDYLEKMKTFHEHYMPSNDILRPIMEEFLRLDISMIAPQHGSIIRDNVKTYIKALRDMECGSFMASIKKNLMKSGGVKLICSLVIKRYVAIFNKAEVLQAIEGLELTLDKETLEITDYNYPGNRLWDMLFEFILARKGLQWLIVIEPYVRKLSQEYDIPMPEVFQTTLKQAEEKALHLSQENLLLKEINARLENSIKEVQEKLVHCPVTGLYNYDFFQNYLTSELENLLASDSPQNPALLILDVDQVDKIRFSYGEQEVNEILKNIADMVTALKEENTLLFRLQGASFACYLQHTTREAAVSFAERVRNEIASSEKFVEKITVSIGVVTLDELREGNPYLNDPAERMYNIATMRVKLAKRMGMNFVCSSSSLEKYQEEIGKILIVETDEVSIDVLKTFLENSNYKVLIARDGEEALKILETEEVDLIISEIMLPKIDGFLIRESLLAKSQTKNIPFLIVSHLKDDDTVERAAALGIEHYFRKPVMLSELLGVIKNRIKGETFR from the coding sequence ATGAGTAACGCAAGAGTTGTTGAAATTGCCGAGAATATCTACTGGGTAGGGAGCAGAGGGCAGCAGGGTGGCCTTAACTGTAATCCTTATTTGCTGGTTGATGAAGAAGAAGCGGTTTTGATTGACCCTGGCTCAGTCCTGGATTTTGAAGACGTGCTGGGAAATGTCTTAAGTATTGTACCTCTGGGAAAAATCAAGTATGTTATCCTTCATCATCAGGACCCTGATTTTTCTGCGAGTGTTCCTTTGTTTGAACAAAAAGGGGCAAATTTTAAAATTATTACTCATTGGCGAACTCAGAATTTAGTTAAATATTATGGCATCAAATCAGATTATTATATCGTCAATGAAAACGGATTCAAATTGGTCTTAAAATCAGGCCGGGTTCTGAGGTTTTTGCCCACTCCCTATTTGCACTTTCCCGGGGCTATTGCAACCTATGATGAACGTTCCAAAATCCTTTTTTCCAGTGATCTCTTTGGGGCATTTTCCTATGAATGGACACTCTATGCCGGAGAAGATTATCTGGAGAAAATGAAGACCTTCCACGAACATTATATGCCTTCGAATGATATTCTCCGGCCGATTATGGAAGAATTCCTCCGACTGGATATCTCGATGATTGCGCCTCAACATGGTTCGATTATCCGCGATAACGTAAAAACCTATATTAAAGCCTTAAGAGATATGGAATGCGGTTCCTTTATGGCTTCCATAAAGAAAAATCTAATGAAGTCCGGTGGCGTCAAACTAATCTGTAGTTTGGTTATCAAACGATATGTTGCGATCTTTAATAAGGCGGAAGTCTTACAAGCCATTGAGGGTTTAGAACTGACCCTGGATAAGGAGACGCTGGAAATAACGGATTATAATTATCCGGGCAACCGTTTGTGGGATATGCTTTTTGAATTTATCCTGGCCCGGAAGGGTTTACAATGGCTGATTGTGATCGAACCTTATGTGCGTAAACTATCTCAGGAATATGATATTCCGATGCCTGAAGTGTTTCAAACCACGCTCAAACAGGCTGAAGAGAAAGCGCTTCATCTGAGTCAGGAAAATCTCCTGCTTAAGGAAATCAATGCCAGGTTGGAGAACAGCATAAAAGAAGTTCAGGAAAAATTGGTGCATTGCCCGGTGACCGGTTTGTATAACTATGATTTTTTCCAGAATTATCTGACCTCAGAACTGGAAAATTTGTTAGCTTCTGATTCGCCCCAGAATCCCGCCCTTCTTATCCTGGACGTGGATCAGGTAGATAAAATCCGCTTTTCTTACGGGGAGCAGGAAGTCAATGAGATTCTGAAGAATATAGCCGATATGGTGACAGCCCTAAAAGAGGAAAATACCCTGCTGTTTCGGCTTCAGGGAGCGTCTTTTGCTTGCTATCTCCAGCATACCACCCGGGAAGCGGCTGTGAGTTTCGCGGAGAGGGTGAGAAATGAGATTGCTTCATCGGAAAAATTCGTTGAGAAAATAACGGTATCGATAGGGGTTGTCACTTTAGATGAATTAAGAGAGGGTAATCCGTATCTGAATGATCCGGCAGAGAGAATGTACAATATTGCCACCATGCGCGTCAAGCTGGCCAAAAGGATGGGAATGAACTTTGTTTGCAGCAGTTCTTCTTTAGAAAAATATCAGGAGGAGATCGGGAAGATCCTGATCGTCGAGACCGATGAAGTGAGTATCGATGTCTTAAAAACATTTTTGGAGAATTCGAACTATAAAGTACTCATCGCTCGTGACGGGGAAGAGGCCTTAAAAATTCTGGAAACAGAGGAAGTGGATCTGATTATTTCCGAAATTATGCTGCCTAAAATCGATGGTTTCCTGATTCGCGAAAGTCTCCTTGCCAAATCGCAGACCAAAAATATTCCTTTCCTGATAGTTTCCCACCTCAAAGATGATGATACTGTCGAGAGAGCAGCGGCGTTGGGAATTGAGCATTATTTCCGCAAGCCGGTCATGCTTTCCGAATTGCTGGGAGTTATCAAAAACAGGATCAAAGGGGAAACGTTTCGATGA
- a CDS encoding glycosyltransferase: MNFKVEVYVILAIVLFLLIGIMLSLLLIRRLKNDEEKLEHEKQKKALVEFISGKLQKLGFKFPLAIGFEFQQSIKLNRQNEEKIKKTLEQVRLEKKYIRQLRSWFRIRRMEAAVYLGFLGTDNARLALEKALLKEKLYPVKLYIANALSDIKNEASLPVLVFSLFNAHRWYREKVNMLIADFGKSFNAYLPQIVDNQRMEIKELIVDFASVYFSEEVKNYLIQLIDSKNEAISRLQAIYGVSGVKSCSNCMYATPGESEDIRTCPYYGTVKPDYYCGKYKKLPLSMNLKENYHQLVYKAADILARYYPQLLDDEKYLHSEDIELKNIAVKALANFHNQENIGKLLTYVRNHDTARSAVNALSLLIKKNPTYINIILQAFAEEKDLAIKQRLAEILSIRIEYFIMKLITRNKESAAQIIKQILLLGRTSEIIDFLNKNKNIEVENELVAIIREVVTISENLKREFSRYLCERVAYKCRIVPQPENEEPKVENKDKKLISNIYLILLFSLLIFPLIYVFRHHDLILHISWTKQLEIFVIECNYYLAFYFLAINLIYLVLLMFSFFHVNQQERLWRIKNSSFLFKKKILPSVSIIAPAYNEEKTIIESANSLLNLKYPDYELIIVNDRSKDKTLNVLIQYYDLIRVDHIFEYKLNTKPIRGIYMNPSIPKLVVVDKENGGKADSLNAGINISRKEYFCGIDADSLLEDDALLKLASLVLDEGVETPALGGNVLPVNGCTIERGQITNVRIPQNHLARFQTIEYIRAFMAGRLGWAKINSLLIISGAFGLFRKERVIRAGGYLTSRGKYAKDTVGEDMELVVRINRLMREMGFRYRIRYAYNANCWTEVPEDLKSLKRQRYRWHRGLIENLTIHKRMIFNPRYGRIGLLAIPYFLLFEMFGPLVEIQGYLMVFIALIIGILNAEVVLLLFISNILLGILISLSSLFIAEKNIKYLRWKDLMILLAYAILENFGPRQLFSFWRVGGTISMLKKPTGWGKPERKGFAAANHSAKG; the protein is encoded by the coding sequence ATGAACTTTAAAGTTGAAGTTTACGTGATATTGGCTATCGTGCTTTTTCTCCTCATAGGAATTATGCTGTCCCTTTTGCTCATCAGAAGGCTGAAAAACGATGAGGAGAAGCTGGAGCACGAAAAACAGAAGAAGGCTTTAGTGGAATTCATTTCTGGAAAATTGCAAAAATTAGGGTTCAAATTTCCTTTAGCCATCGGCTTTGAGTTTCAGCAATCTATTAAGCTTAACAGGCAGAACGAAGAAAAGATAAAAAAAACTTTGGAGCAAGTGCGGCTGGAAAAGAAATACATACGTCAACTGCGATCATGGTTTAGAATCAGGAGAATGGAAGCCGCTGTATATCTTGGTTTTCTTGGTACGGACAATGCCAGGCTGGCTCTTGAAAAGGCGCTCTTAAAGGAGAAGCTTTATCCGGTTAAATTATATATTGCCAATGCTTTGTCTGATATAAAGAACGAGGCTTCTCTCCCTGTCTTGGTCTTCTCTTTGTTTAATGCTCACCGTTGGTATAGAGAAAAGGTTAATATGCTGATTGCGGATTTTGGCAAATCCTTTAATGCCTATCTTCCGCAAATTGTGGACAACCAACGGATGGAGATTAAAGAACTGATAGTTGATTTTGCTTCGGTGTATTTTTCCGAGGAGGTCAAAAACTATCTTATCCAACTGATTGATAGCAAAAATGAGGCCATTTCCAGACTTCAAGCTATCTATGGTGTGAGTGGGGTGAAGTCCTGTTCTAACTGTATGTATGCAACACCTGGTGAGTCCGAAGACATTCGTACATGTCCGTATTATGGGACAGTTAAACCTGATTATTATTGTGGAAAGTATAAAAAATTGCCTCTCAGTATGAATCTTAAGGAAAATTACCATCAGTTGGTCTATAAAGCAGCCGACATCCTGGCTCGTTACTATCCCCAGCTTCTGGATGATGAAAAATATTTGCATTCCGAAGATATTGAGCTAAAAAATATCGCAGTTAAGGCGCTGGCTAATTTCCATAATCAGGAAAACATTGGGAAACTGCTTACCTATGTACGCAATCATGATACTGCCCGAAGTGCTGTTAATGCGCTTTCTTTATTGATTAAAAAAAATCCGACGTATATAAATATTATTCTGCAAGCCTTTGCAGAAGAAAAGGATTTGGCAATTAAACAGCGCCTGGCGGAAATTCTTTCGATACGTATCGAGTATTTTATTATGAAGTTAATTACCAGGAACAAGGAATCTGCAGCCCAGATCATCAAGCAGATCTTACTCTTGGGAAGAACCAGTGAGATTATAGATTTTCTTAATAAAAATAAGAATATCGAAGTAGAGAATGAACTGGTTGCGATCATCCGAGAGGTTGTCACTATTTCGGAGAATTTGAAACGGGAATTTTCCCGTTATTTATGTGAAAGAGTAGCCTATAAATGCAGAATTGTTCCACAGCCGGAAAACGAGGAGCCGAAGGTAGAAAACAAAGATAAAAAGTTGATTTCTAATATCTATCTGATTTTGCTTTTCAGTCTGCTAATCTTTCCTCTAATTTACGTTTTCAGACATCATGATCTGATATTGCATATTTCCTGGACTAAACAACTAGAAATATTTGTAATAGAATGCAATTACTACCTGGCTTTTTATTTTCTGGCCATAAATTTAATTTATCTTGTTCTCTTGATGTTTTCGTTTTTCCATGTCAATCAGCAAGAGCGCCTGTGGAGGATAAAAAACAGTAGCTTTCTTTTCAAGAAAAAAATTCTGCCCTCGGTTTCCATTATTGCCCCGGCTTATAATGAAGAAAAGACGATAATCGAGAGTGCGAATTCCCTGCTCAACCTTAAATATCCGGATTATGAACTCATTATCGTCAACGATAGGTCTAAAGACAAAACTCTGAATGTGTTAATTCAATATTATGATCTGATAAGAGTAGATCATATTTTTGAGTACAAGTTAAATACCAAGCCAATCAGGGGGATCTATATGAACCCCTCTATTCCTAAACTCGTCGTGGTCGATAAGGAAAACGGCGGCAAGGCGGATTCCCTGAATGCGGGCATTAATATTTCCCGCAAGGAATATTTTTGCGGGATCGATGCCGATTCCCTGCTTGAAGATGACGCCTTACTTAAACTGGCATCCCTCGTATTAGATGAAGGAGTGGAAACTCCTGCTCTGGGCGGAAATGTCTTACCGGTAAATGGGTGTACAATTGAACGCGGCCAAATTACTAATGTCCGAATACCCCAAAACCACCTGGCCAGATTCCAAACAATAGAATACATACGCGCTTTCATGGCGGGAAGGCTGGGCTGGGCCAAAATCAACAGTCTTCTCATCATTTCCGGGGCTTTTGGTCTTTTTAGGAAAGAACGAGTCATCCGTGCAGGGGGATATCTGACGAGCAGAGGGAAATATGCAAAAGACACAGTCGGAGAAGATATGGAACTTGTCGTGCGCATCAATAGGCTGATGAGAGAAATGGGTTTCAGATACAGAATTCGCTATGCTTATAATGCGAACTGCTGGACCGAGGTGCCGGAAGACCTGAAAAGCCTGAAAAGGCAGCGCTACCGTTGGCACCGGGGACTGATCGAAAATCTCACCATCCATAAAAGGATGATTTTTAACCCCCGCTACGGCAGAATTGGCCTGTTGGCTATACCTTATTTTCTGCTTTTCGAGATGTTCGGTCCCCTGGTAGAAATCCAGGGATATCTCATGGTGTTTATAGCGTTGATTATTGGAATCCTAAATGCTGAAGTCGTGCTTCTTTTGTTTATTTCGAACATTTTGCTGGGCATTCTTATTTCACTTTCTTCCTTATTTATTGCTGAAAAGAATATTAAGTATCTACGATGGAAAGACCTGATGATTCTTTTGGCTTATGCCATTCTCGAAAATTTTGGACCGCGGCAGCTTTTTAGTTTCTGGCGAGTGGGAGGAACGATCAGCATGCTTAAGAAACCCACAGGCTGGGGTAAACCGGAGAGGAAAGGATTTGCGGCTGCTAATCATTCCGCAAAGGGGTGA
- a CDS encoding DNA alkylation repair protein has translation MGFEVNDYIAKIRQAFMEKSNPENAKKQIEYMKGNFDFFGIKAQTRRKVTQEFMRKAERPDYDDIDVVIRKLWKLPEREYQYFALELLEKYKKGFEEDIISLFEYMITNKSWWDTVDFISKKLVGEFFKMFPELRDEYISKWMDSDDIWLQRTCLLFQLGYKENTDLKLLFNLIERLQGKDEFFIQKAIGWSLREYSKIEPKKIKEFIQKQDLSALSEREGLKLLKSKG, from the coding sequence ATGGGGTTTGAAGTTAATGATTATATTGCAAAAATTAGGCAGGCTTTTATGGAAAAATCTAATCCGGAAAATGCTAAAAAACAAATTGAATACATGAAAGGAAATTTTGATTTTTTTGGTATAAAAGCACAAACAAGACGTAAGGTGACCCAGGAATTTATGAGAAAGGCAGAGCGGCCTGACTATGATGATATCGATGTTGTTATAAGGAAATTATGGAAACTTCCGGAAAGAGAATATCAATATTTTGCATTGGAGCTTCTGGAAAAGTATAAAAAGGGATTCGAAGAAGATATTATTTCTTTATTTGAATATATGATAACTAATAAATCCTGGTGGGACACGGTGGATTTCATATCTAAAAAACTTGTTGGGGAATTTTTTAAAATGTTTCCGGAGTTAAGGGATGAATATATTTCAAAATGGATGGACAGTGATGATATCTGGCTTCAGCGGACCTGTTTGCTATTTCAACTTGGATATAAAGAAAATACAGATTTGAAATTGTTATTTAATTTAATTGAACGTCTGCAAGGAAAGGATGAATTCTTTATCCAGAAAGCTATTGGATGGTCACTCAGGGAGTATTCTAAAATAGAACCAAAGAAAATAAAGGAATTTATTCAGAAACAAGATTTATCTGCATTGAGCGAAAGGGAAGGGTTGAAATTGTTAAAAAGTAAAGGTTGA
- the rbr gene encoding rubrerythrin, with amino-acid sequence MKGLNGTKTAENLLKAFAGESQARNRYTYYASVADKEGYKQIKNIFIETADNEKEHAKRFYKFLLEGFQNELPATMEINAVYPVAQGTTLDNLKAAASGENEEWTDLYPEFAKVAEKEGYPEIAEAFIMIASVEKRHETRFNKLAANIENGKVFKKGEKVMWKCGNCGYVHEGTEAPEKCPACIHPQAFFELFAETY; translated from the coding sequence ATGAAGGGCTTAAATGGGACTAAAACTGCTGAAAATCTTCTAAAAGCGTTTGCTGGTGAATCTCAGGCACGCAACCGCTATACCTATTATGCATCAGTAGCTGACAAGGAAGGATATAAGCAAATAAAAAATATTTTTATTGAAACAGCCGACAATGAAAAGGAGCATGCGAAGAGGTTTTATAAATTCCTGCTCGAGGGGTTTCAGAATGAACTGCCGGCAACAATGGAAATAAATGCAGTTTATCCGGTTGCCCAGGGAACTACCCTTGATAACCTGAAAGCCGCGGCAAGTGGTGAAAATGAGGAGTGGACAGACCTCTATCCAGAATTTGCAAAAGTAGCTGAAAAAGAAGGCTATCCTGAAATTGCAGAAGCCTTCATAATGATTGCTTCTGTCGAAAAAAGGCATGAGACAAGGTTTAACAAGCTTGCAGCGAACATCGAAAATGGTAAAGTTTTCAAAAAGGGTGAAAAAGTTATGTGGAAATGCGGGAACTGCGGTTATGTACATGAAGGCACAGAAGCTCCGGAGAAATGCCCTGCATGTATTCATCCACAGGCATTTTTTGAGCTGTTTGCAGAAACCTATTAA
- a CDS encoding tetratricopeptide repeat protein: protein MRQKLFVLLFFIIFTLSTFATVFDDFVYYVDLQTMHESDDPYLKILGGLLKRWETGLSMYVDNLQLSDLVLFPDDETTLKILKESDPYFYLEPTKLFEEALREYPDSIIINSMYLFFNFQYWQNSLNPSVAKEIFEYSEKIERLVGGKTPYTVYYQGQILSKSKIYNDPQKAYNDLKGIYLTYNYDKKIIESLVEISFQTNNYDIIKDLYNTYMNLKGQNAQTLLYFSKIFYNMGETEKSKEIALSLIPVSKDSSILSETYEFLGDIENIYGKQIEYYQKALTQDKENGRIMSKLGLTYYRWDKKEYGQLARYFLNGAQSRNYVTEEMEKALRELRSRVVFEIFLKYLLPLLLGVAFALWLLYYLDKKRKVKEHEQIFKEQNNK, encoded by the coding sequence TTGAGACAAAAATTATTTGTGTTGCTTTTTTTTATTATTTTTACGTTATCGACCTTTGCCACAGTTTTTGATGATTTTGTTTACTACGTAGATCTTCAAACAATGCATGAATCAGATGATCCATATTTAAAGATCCTTGGAGGCTTGTTGAAACGATGGGAAACGGGATTATCGATGTATGTAGACAATTTGCAACTTTCAGATCTAGTGCTGTTTCCTGATGATGAGACAACCCTAAAGATATTAAAAGAGTCAGACCCTTATTTTTACCTTGAACCTACCAAATTGTTTGAAGAAGCCCTAAGAGAATACCCTGATTCAATAATAATAAATTCTATGTATCTTTTTTTCAACTTCCAATATTGGCAAAATTCTTTGAACCCATCTGTAGCGAAAGAAATCTTTGAATATTCTGAAAAAATCGAAAGGCTTGTGGGAGGGAAAACTCCCTATACTGTTTATTACCAAGGACAAATCCTATCAAAATCTAAAATATATAATGATCCTCAAAAGGCTTATAATGATTTAAAAGGAATCTATCTCACTTACAATTACGATAAAAAAATAATTGAATCATTGGTAGAAATAAGTTTTCAAACAAATAACTACGACATTATAAAAGACCTATATAATACTTATATGAATTTAAAAGGGCAAAATGCTCAAACTTTACTGTACTTTTCAAAAATTTTTTACAACATGGGAGAAACGGAAAAATCTAAGGAAATAGCCCTTTCTTTAATTCCAGTTTCAAAGGACTCATCAATTCTATCTGAAACATACGAATTTTTAGGTGACATAGAAAACATTTACGGAAAACAGATAGAATATTATCAAAAAGCTTTAACCCAAGACAAGGAAAACGGAAGAATAATGTCTAAATTGGGGTTAACTTACTATCGTTGGGATAAAAAAGAATATGGCCAATTAGCTAGATACTTTCTCAATGGTGCTCAAAGTCGTAACTATGTCACCGAAGAAATGGAAAAAGCTCTAAGAGAATTGAGATCGAGAGTTGTATTTGAAATTTTCCTTAAGTATCTATTACCCTTGCTGTTAGGAGTAGCTTTTGCATTATGGTTGCTATATTATTTGGATAAAAAAAGGAAGGTCAAGGAACACGAACAAATATTTAAAGAGCAGAATAATAAATAA
- a CDS encoding desulfoferrodoxin family protein gives MKAPVAFYKCEICGTLVGLIKNGGGQLVCCGKPMTEMKANTTEASTEKHIPVATKENGKITVQVGSNLHPMTDGHYIEWIAVVSDDGTERISLTSADEPKAVFCDKKNAEVYAYCNLHGLWKADVK, from the coding sequence ATGAAAGCGCCTGTAGCTTTTTACAAATGCGAAATTTGCGGGACCCTCGTAGGTTTGATCAAGAATGGAGGCGGTCAGCTTGTTTGTTGCGGTAAACCAATGACAGAGATGAAAGCGAATACTACAGAAGCATCCACTGAAAAGCATATTCCTGTAGCAACAAAGGAAAACGGGAAGATAACCGTCCAGGTTGGATCAAATCTCCATCCCATGACAGACGGGCATTATATAGAATGGATTGCTGTAGTAAGCGACGATGGGACTGAAAGAATCTCACTAACCTCGGCTGACGAACCCAAAGCCGTATTTTGTGATAAGAAAAACGCAGAAGTATATGCTTATTGCAATCTGCATGGTTTGTGGAAAGCAGATGTAAAATAG
- the mazG gene encoding nucleoside triphosphate pyrophosphohydrolase → MLELGEKFEELMKVMKRLRGPKGCDWDKAQTHDSLKPYIIEEAYELVDSIDEQDITKIKEELGDILLQVVFHSTIAEENNEFFTIEVINELIEKLVRRHPHVFGDEKVYSYARWEEIKAKENGEKNFSRIGKLNKALPALSLARRIQENAAAVGFDWLEVKDVLDKVKEEVEELNEAKTQAELEEEFGDLLFALVNLARFLKIDPEVSLRKASEKFIERFNQMEKAIEKDGKEFEALNLDELDKYWEFIKKEEKR, encoded by the coding sequence ATTTTGGAATTAGGCGAAAAATTTGAAGAGCTTATGAAAGTAATGAAAAGATTGAGAGGACCAAAAGGTTGCGATTGGGACAAAGCCCAAACACATGATAGTTTGAAACCCTATATAATTGAAGAAGCTTATGAATTGGTTGATTCTATTGACGAACAAGATATAACAAAAATAAAAGAAGAGTTAGGAGATATATTACTCCAAGTTGTTTTTCATTCCACTATTGCTGAAGAAAACAATGAGTTTTTTACTATTGAAGTGATAAATGAACTGATCGAAAAGTTAGTCAGAAGACATCCGCATGTTTTTGGAGATGAAAAAGTATACTCTTATGCCAGATGGGAGGAAATAAAAGCAAAAGAGAATGGAGAGAAGAACTTTAGTAGAATCGGTAAACTTAACAAAGCCTTACCAGCACTGTCACTGGCAAGAAGAATTCAAGAAAACGCTGCTGCGGTGGGGTTTGACTGGTTAGAAGTGAAAGACGTGCTCGATAAAGTAAAAGAAGAAGTGGAAGAACTTAATGAAGCAAAAACCCAAGCAGAATTAGAAGAAGAGTTTGGGGATTTATTATTTGCACTGGTTAACTTGGCTCGTTTTTTAAAGATAGATCCGGAAGTATCTTTAAGAAAGGCGAGTGAGAAGTTTATAGAACGCTTCAACCAGATGGAAAAAGCAATTGAAAAAGATGGAAAAGAATTTGAAGCTTTAAATTTAGATGAGTTAGACAAATATTGGGAATTCATTAAAAAAGAGGAAAAGAGGTGA
- a CDS encoding GH36-type glycosyl hydrolase domain-containing protein — MLGGGDMAYHYYKQSLPTSVCDNQDVYKLEPYIYAEYITGPNHPDFGEAGHSWLTGTASWMHRVGIDFILVVRPEFNGLRVDPCVPKEWDGYKIKRKFRGATYNITVKNSNHPSKGGAKIRIDGKEYEGNLYKNI, encoded by the coding sequence ATCCTTGGAGGGGGTGATATGGCTTATCACTATTATAAACAGTCCTTGCCCACCAGTGTCTGTGATAATCAGGATGTTTACAAGTTGGAACCGTATATTTACGCTGAGTACATAACAGGACCGAACCATCCCGACTTTGGGGAAGCTGGCCACTCTTGGCTCACGGGCACCGCGTCTTGGATGCATAGGGTCGGAATCGACTTCATTTTGGTGGTGAGACCTGAGTTCAATGGACTTAGGGTTGACCCCTGCGTCCCAAAGGAGTGGGATGGTTACAAGATCAAAAGAAAGTTCAGGGGCGCAACCTACAACATCACGGTTAAGAATTCTAACCATCCTTCAAAGGGTGGGGCCAAAATTAGGATAGATGGTAAGGAGTACGAAGGCAACCTCTATAAAAATATTTGA
- a CDS encoding DUF933 domain-containing protein encodes MEIGIFGLPLTGKTTIFSLLTDYKIEDSYKREAIKRTAIIKDERVNSLARLYKPKKIIFASLDFIDIPSYDHKGDPKEKTRIFQMIQNVDALLLVIRSFKNPSVPWPENADNPIKQLEILKTELIFRDLEIVENRLERLETQKKKTKFSVTEENEEKILLKIKEVLEDEVFVSKMELSEEDKKLVGSLALFTLKPIIVCVNVDDDQFTKDSYEYKEQIIEECKKQNFAYIEIDGKIEVEINELENEEEKRLFLEDLSIKEPGVERLAKIVYNHVGLISFFTVGKDEVRAWTVKKGSTMKEAAGKIHSDFEKNFIRAEVMKYENLIKYGSEEKVKEQGLWRLAGKDEVLEDGEILNIRANA; translated from the coding sequence GTGGAAATAGGCATATTTGGCCTTCCATTAACGGGTAAAACTACTATTTTTTCCCTTTTAACCGACTATAAAATAGAGGATAGTTATAAAAGAGAGGCTATCAAAAGAACGGCTATTATCAAAGACGAAAGAGTTAATTCTCTCGCACGTTTATACAAGCCTAAAAAGATTATCTTTGCTAGTTTAGATTTTATCGATATTCCAAGTTACGACCACAAAGGGGATCCAAAAGAAAAAACGAGAATTTTTCAGATGATACAAAATGTTGATGCTTTGCTTTTGGTTATAAGATCGTTTAAAAACCCCTCGGTACCTTGGCCTGAAAATGCTGATAATCCAATAAAACAACTAGAAATTTTAAAAACAGAACTAATTTTCAGAGATTTAGAAATTGTAGAGAATCGATTAGAAAGGCTTGAAACGCAAAAGAAAAAGACAAAATTCTCAGTAACAGAAGAAAACGAAGAAAAAATTTTGTTGAAAATAAAAGAAGTTTTGGAGGATGAGGTTTTTGTTTCAAAGATGGAATTGAGTGAAGAGGATAAAAAATTAGTTGGCTCTTTAGCTTTATTCACTTTAAAACCCATCATCGTCTGTGTCAACGTCGATGATGACCAATTTACAAAAGATAGCTATGAATATAAGGAACAGATAATTGAAGAATGTAAAAAACAGAATTTTGCGTATATTGAGATAGACGGAAAAATAGAAGTAGAAATAAACGAGCTTGAGAATGAAGAAGAAAAAAGATTATTTCTGGAAGATTTATCAATTAAAGAACCTGGTGTTGAAAGATTAGCAAAAATTGTGTATAATCATGTTGGACTAATTTCCTTTTTCACCGTCGGAAAAGACGAGGTAAGAGCATGGACCGTAAAAAAAGGCAGTACAATGAAGGAAGCTGCGGGGAAAATACATTCTGATTTTGAAAAGAATTTCATTCGCGCAGAGGTTATGAAATACGAGAATTTAATTAAATACGGAAGCGAAGAAAAAGTAAAAGAACAAGGACTTTGGAGATTGGCTGGTAAAGATGAAGTATTAGAAGATGGAGAAATATTAAACATTAGAGCTAATGCTTGA